The Fusarium poae strain DAOMC 252244 chromosome 2, whole genome shotgun sequence nucleotide sequence CAGGCTCATTAGGTGCTGCGGGGGAGACATATATGGTTGTTGTAATACCTGCAGGGCCTCCAACAGTACGTGTAACGTTCTGGATGACCGGCGCTGTGCTTGTAGGGGTCTCTACAATAACTGTGCCGAGATCTCCTGGTGCACCTGGTGCCAGGGTAGTAGTTCTTGGAGCAGTGACAGATCCACCCGTGGAGATGGTGGTGTACATGATAACGGCAGTAGTTGGTGTTTGAACGATAACTGTACCAAGATCGCCCGGAGAGCCTGGAGCAATCGTGGTAGTTATGGGGGCCGTAACAGCTCCACCAACGGAAATAGTCGTATAACTAATCACGGTAGTTGTAGGCGTTTCAACTACAACTGTGCCGAGATCCCCCGGTGCACCTGGCGCTAACGTGGTTGTCCTTGGAGCAGTAACAGATCCGCCAGTGGATATGGTAGTATACCTGATCTCAGTAGTCGTAGGTGTTTCGATAATCACTGTCCCCTGGTCTCCTGGTGCCCCTGGTGCCAATGTAGTTGTCCTAGGAGCTGTAACGGGTCCGCCGACAGAGACGGTGGTGTATCTGATCTCCTGGGCAGTTGTGGGCGTTTCTACGATAACTGTACCTAAATCTCCTGGAGATCCTGGAGCAATTGTGGTAGTTCTGGGAACACTAGCAGGACCACGGACGGAAATAGTGGTGTAGCTGATTTCATTTGCAGTAGTTGTACCTGCAGCGGCGGTGGGTGTTTCGATAATAACCGTGCCGAGATCCCCTGGTGAACCTGGTGCCAGTGTCGTGGTTCTCGGTGCTGTAACAGGACCACCGACAGACACAGTGGTATAACTGATCTCATTGGCAGTAGTAGGCGTCTCAATAATGACTGTGCCGAGGTCTCCCGGAGAACCCGGTGCCAGTGTTGTGGTTCTCGGTGCTGTAACAGGACCACCGGCAGAAATCGTCGTGTAAGTTATCTCGTTGGCAGTAGTACCTTGTCCAACAGTAGGTGTTTCAACGATGACTGTACCCAAATCTCCCGGAGATCCTGGCGCCAACGTTGTTGTTCGCGCAGCTGTTACAGGTCCTCCAACCGAAACTGTGGTATATTGAATTTCTCCGCCATTGTTGCCTCCAGTAGGTGTCTCAATAATGATAGTACCAAGTCCTCCCGATGACTCTGGTGGAATGGTCGTAGTTCGAGGGACATTAGCAGGTCCACCGACAGATATGGTTGTGTACTGAACTCCTTCGTTATTCGCTGAAACAGTGGCAAACTCGACAATAACTGTTAAAGGGTCACCTGGGGAGCCAGGAGACAAAGTGGTTGTACGAGGAGCAGTGACTGGTCCACCAATGGAGATGGTAGTGTACGCCACAGCACCATCAGTGGTTTCTGGACTTGCGTCTGCTGTTGCTCCTTCGTCTCCATTGCCAGAGCCTGTAGGTGTCTCGACAATGACAGTACCACGCTCACCGGCGGTATCAGGCTCTAATGTCCTCGTACGAGTACTAGTTCCAGTCCAACCACCAGATATAGTAGTGTACTCAATACCTCCAGCGTCATCCGTGGTAGTGGCAGTTGTCTCGTCCCCGGTCTCACTTGCAGGAGCCTCAACAATGACGGTACCAAGTTCACCAGGAGAACCAGGCTCTAACGTTCTTGTACGAGTAGAAGTTCCAGTCCAGTCGCCTGATACAGTAGTGTACTCGACGTCGTCTACATCATCTGTGGTAGTTACCTCGCCCCCAGTCTCATCTGCAGGACTCTCAATAATGACTGTTCCAAGTTCACCAGGAGTGTCAGGCTGGAGTGTTCTGGTGCGCGTAACAGTTCCAGTCCAATTACCAGATATAGTAGTATACTCGATATCGGCGGCGTCATCCGTGGCAGTTGAAGTAATCTCACCTCCAGTCTCATCAGATCCCGTAGGAGTGATGACAATGACTGTGCCGAGTTCGTCGGGAGAGCCAGGCTCAAGTGTTGTAGTGCGAATGGCACTTCCAGATCCACCACTGGTTACAGTAGTGTACACCACCTCATCTTCAATGAAGCTGGCAGTCGGTACCTCGATGATGATTGTGTCCAATTCACCAGAGACTGTAGCCGAAACATATCTTGTCTGAGGAGCTGTCACAGGTCCAGGGAGAGTGATTGTTGTATTGGGTCTACCCTCGGGAGAGACAATAACCCCTGTAGGGTCATCGGTAGCGGTCTCCTCGTTTTCTGAGATAACAGTGGGAGTCTCTACAACAAGAGTGCCTGGCTCGCCGGATTCGCCAGTAAGAGTAAATGTAGTTGCAGCCGATACTGGACCTCCTCTGATGATTGTAGTAGCTATTGATTCATCACCGCTTCCATCGTCAGTCTCCGAAGGTTCATCTTCAGAACTTGTAGGAGTCTCGATGAGTATAGTGTCTGGAGCACCTGACACGCCTGGGAAGGTGATCGTAGTCGCAACCGACACAGGGCCACCTGTTGTGATAGTTGTGGCTTCAACTCCTGCGTCAGTTGGTGTCTGGATAACGATAGTATCTGGAGCACCTGATACGCCTGAAATAGTAACTGTAGTTGCAGCGGTAACGGGGCCACCTGTTGTGATAGTTATAGCTTCAACCTCACCACTGCCCGCATTTGGACCGGTTGGAGTCTCGATAAGGACAGTATCCGGAGCGCCTGACACACCAGGGAAGGTGATCGTTGTGGCAGCAGTCACAGGCCCACCTCGTGTGATCGTTGTAGGTTCCGATTCATCGCCACCAGCAGCTGGGCCAGTTGGTGTCTCGACGAAGATGGTATCTGGCTCCCCGGGCGCGCCTGGAATAGTAACAGTTGTAGCAGCAGTTACAGGACCACCCCTAGTAATAGTGGTATACTCCACAGGGGTCTCAATAAATACAGTGTCTGGTCCACCAGACACACCCTGAACTGTAACAGTGGTAGCGGCAGTCACAGGTCCACCTCTGGTGATTGTAGTATACTCGACATCATCTCTGGATGACTCTACAGGTGTCTCGACAACAATAGTGTCTGGTTTTCCAGGTAGACCTGGAAGCGTAAGTGTTGTGGCCGCAGTAACAGAGCCACCTCTGGTAATGGTCGTATACTCCACGTCAGCTTCAGTAGGAGATTCCGTAGGCGTTTCGATGAAAACAGTATCTGGCCCGCCAGATACACCTTGAACCGTGACGGTGGTAGCAGCAGTAACAGGCCCACCTCTAGTGACGGTGGTATATTCGACGCTTTCTCTAGAGGACTCTGCAGGCGTCTGAACAACGACAGTGTCAGGTTGTCCTGGTGCACCAGGGATAGTAATTGTCGTAGCGGCTGTGACGGGTCCACCTCTGGTGATGGTGGTATACTCGACTCCAGCGTCACTAGGGGACTCTGTCGGTGTCTCAATGAAAACTGTGTGTGGTCCACCAGATACGCCTTGAACGGTAACGGTAGTGGCAGCAGTCACTGGACCGCCTCTTGTGATAGTGGTGTACTTAACATCGGAACCTGTAGGAGATTCTGCAGGCGTCTCAACAACAACGGTGTCCGGTTCACCAGAGGCTCCAGGGATAGTTAATGTCGTAGCGGCTGTGACAGGGCCACCTCGAGTAATTGTAGTGGCTTCATTCTGGCCAGTTGAAGAAGTTGGTGTCTCGACTAGAACTGTATCGGGCTGGCCTGATACGCCGGGAATAGTAATTGTCGTTGCGACTGAGACCGGGCCTCCTGTCGTGATTGTAGTTGCCTCATTTCCATTTGTTCTAGTTGGCGTTTCAACATAAACCGTGTCCGGCTGGCCTGATTCACCTGGGATAGTGATAGTTGTTACTACTGCGGCCGGTCCACCTCTGGTGATCGTAGTAGCTTCAACCTTATCGCCAGTCTCCGAAGCTGCATTGTCAAATGTGGTTATTGGTGTCTCGACGAAAACCGTGTCCGGCTCTCCTGGTGCACCTGGAATAGTAATGGTTATTGCTACCGAGACCGGGCCACCTCTAGTTATTGTAGTAGCTTTAATGGTATCGTCAGTCTCTGTCGCTTCGCTATCGTCCGTGCTAGTAGGGGTCACGACGAAGACTGTATCTGGTTGGCCTGATTCACCAGGTACAGTAACTGTAGTTGCCACCGAAGCTGGGCCACCTCTAGTTATTCTGGTAGCTTCAATAGTCTCTGACGCTGTAATGTCGGCTGTGGTAGTTGGGATTTCGACGAAAACCGTATCTGGCTCTCCTGGTGCGCCGGGGATGGTCCTTGTTGTTGGAGCTGATACTGGTCCACCACGTGTAATAGTAGTGGCCTCCAACTTATTACCAGTCTCCGAAGCTGCGCTGTCGACTGTAGTAGCAGGAGTTTCGACGTAGACTGTATCCGGTTGACCTGATTCGCCAGGCACAGTGATTGTTGTCGCAACTGAGACTGGTCCGCCGCGTGTAATTGTAGTTGCATCTACTGTATTGCTGCTAATAGAGTCACCAGCTGATACGGTTGGTGTTTCCACGAATACCGTATCTGGTCCTCCCGATGCACCAGGGATAGTGATTGTAGTTGCAACTGAAACCGGCCCACCTCTAGTGATTGTCGTAGCTTCAACCTGGCCATCAGCAGTCTCTGAAGCTTCATCGTCAGATACAGTTGGTGTCTCCACATAAACAGTACCAGGTTCTCCAGATACACCAGGAACAGTGATCGTTGTCGCGGCGGAAACTGGGCCACCCCTGGTAATAGTTGTGGCTTCTGCACCTACGCTCCTTGGTGTCTCGACCATCACTGTATCAAGCTCCCCAGAAGCTGTTGCAGAGATATACAAAGTCCGAGGAGCAGTGACCGAGCCATCAGTGTAGATAGTGGTAGCAGTTCTGGGAGACACTACAATAACAGTACCCGGCTCCCTTGGATCATCTGGAGGGAAGTAGAATGTCTCTGTAGCTGTTCCTGGAGAGTTGGTAAAGATGGTGGTGTTTTCAGGTTGGCTAGTGATACTGGAGGCGTCTGTGATGCTTCCAGTCTCGGGTGCACCTGTTTCTCCCTGGTCGTCTGTAGGTGTCTCAATGATAATAATGCCTCCTTCGCCAGACGCTGTGGGTGGGATGTATATGGTCGTAGTAACACTAGCCGGGCCTCCACGGATGATAGTAGAGTTGCCGCCTGATCCTGTAGGAGCAATTGTGGttgcatcaccatcatcagtaTCACCAGTTGGATACTCGACGATAACGGTTCCACTCTCCCCTGATACTGTTGGTGCAATATAGATAGTACTTGTAGCTAAACCAGATCCACCACTCGTGACGGTAAAATTGCCAGGAACGATGATGGCACCGGGATCGCTACCAGTTGCCGAAGGTCCTGTATCTTCACCATCCTGCGTAGGTGTCTCAATGACCATAGTACCGGGCTCGTCGGTTACGGTAGCAGGGATATATCGAGTCTGAGTAACTGTGGCAGGACCACCAGTGACAATAGTAACATTGCCGATGCCTGTAGCCTGAGGTCCAGAGGTTGGAGTCTCGATAATCACGGTACCCTGCTCCCCTGGTACAGTAGCAGGAATATATCTAGTGGTCGTAGACGAAGCGGGCCCACCGCTATAGATTGTCACATTGCCTCCCGAGGTGATGACAGGAGTTGGGCTGCCTGCTTCTGTGCCTGTAATTCCAGCAGATGCATTGTCTGGATCAGATGTGGGTGTTTCAACAATGAGTGTTCCAGCTTCACCCGAGGCAGTAGGGGGGATGTATATAGTCCGAGTCGTTGAGTCTGAACCACCTCTGAAGCTTGTTATGGTAGTGGCAGCCGAAATagtatcttcatcatcatcggggTCGTCGAGGCCACCAGTAGGTACTTCAATTACGATAGTACCAGCTTCGCCCGATTCCGTGGGAGGTATATATATGGTCCGAGTGACAGATCCTGCCACGCCACTGGAAATAGTAACATTGGGGAGGACTCCAGGAGACAGAGTCGTTTCTGTGGTGTCATCAGAGTTACTAGACTCTGTGGCAGGCACTTCAATGTATAGAGTGCCAGGTTCACCGGTAATCGCAGGTGGAACATAGTAAGTCGTTGCCCTCGTTCCAGTACCTTGGACAGAGACAGTAATAGTCTCCCCAGCAGAGATATCATCCCCAGTTGTAAGAGCATCAGGGTTAGCAGTGAGACCACTGCTAGAGGATCTTGGAACGGGTGTTTCAATAACAACTGTTCCTGGCTCGCCTGAAGTCTTGGGTGCAATGTAAGATGTCCTTCGTGTCGTTGCTGTACCAGCTCTGAAGAGAGTAAAGTTGGCTGTTCCAGTGACTGAAGCAATGGTTGTCTGGAAGCCAGGGACAGTTGCTGCAGTTCCAGTTTCTTCCAGTTCAGTCTCTGAAGCTGGAGTCTCAATGACAACGGTCCATACGTCACCGCTTGATGTCGGCGGGATGAAGATGGTCCGTCGTGTAGAACTTGCACCAGATCTATAGAGTGTGAGGTTTCCCTCGACGTCAGGGGACGGAACATCGGTCGGAGCTGGTGTTATGACCGCATCAGAGTCAGTaccctcatcgtcatcgtcggaAGCAGATTCATCGTCAGTCTCAGAGGCAGGATTCTCAACAATAAATGTACCAGGCTCTCCAGAGACATCGGGTGGGTAGTAGATAGTTGTCGCCACGGTTCCAGTTCCCTGTGTAGTGATGGTGATACCGGATCTTGTGTCAGTGTCGGTAGCAGAGTCAGCGCCAGAGGCAGGAAGCTCAACCACAAAAGTGCCAGGCTCATCAGGTGAGGCGGGAGGATAGTAGAGAGTTGCCGTTGTTGATCCGGTACCAGTGGTGGTAAATGCAGTCGCAGTCACTGGTGGAGTTACACCTGTCGGTGTCTCTATGATAACGGTGCCAGGTAGATCAGAAGCGCTGGGAGATATGTAGAATGTCCTCCTACCAGAACCACTGCCAGCTCTAAAGACGGTAATATTGGCTGTTCCAGTGATTGCAGGGGCAGTTGTGagcacatcatcatctccgCGGGCAGTTGCTCCCTCGGACTGTGTCTCAGAGACTGGGGTCTCGATGATAGCGGTCCAAGGATCTCCGGTAGACTGAGGGGGGATGTATAACGTTGTTCTGAATTGGCCCCTACCTGCTCGGAAGAACGTCACAGTAGGTAGGGCCCCGTTAGGCTCTTCGGTGGTTTGAGTACCATCATCCGTGACACTGTCTGCAGGAATTCCGGCGGACACATCAGTGGCGGTCTCGCTCTCACCTCCAGTGTTGGAGCCAGAAACAGAAGAGTCACCCGTAGCAGTTGCTGGTTCgtcatctccatcttcattAGCAGTACTAGTTTCTGAGGGTTCGCTTCCTTCTGTTGCGCTTGTTTCATCTCCAGCATCAGTGTCTGTCTCCGTTGCTTCTCCATCGGAAGCACCAGACGAACCATTGGTTCCAGTAGTGACGCTACCAGTGGGTTCGTCTGTGTTAACGCCTTCTGTCTCGGTATCgagatcatcatcgtctggaAGAGAAGGGTCGTCTGAGGCGATACTGGGTAATGGGCTGGTAGGAACTGGCATTTGGGGAGTGATCATACTGGTTTCATCATCGTTTGAGTCAGGCTCTCCAGTCTCATCAGCACCATCCGACAAGGTTTCAGAACCAGTCTCTTCCTCATCGGGGTCTTGGGACGCAGCACCATCTGCCGTGCTAGTTCCTGCGTCTTCATCTCCAGCCGTCCTAGACGGTTCACTACCAGAACCACTTGACGATCGTTCTGCATTGGAGTCTTCGGACGAGGCAGCACCAGATGGTTCGACTACGATTGGCGCGCCATTAGAAATCACTGTTGAAGGTTCAGACTCGTCTCCACCACCAGTAGTAGCAGTTGATCCACCAGATACTGAAGTAGTCTCCCTACCAGAGGTTGAATCCCCAGCTGATGCCGTCGACTCTTGGTCGCCAGCTCGTGAACTACTAGCTGTAGTGCTTGTTGTCCTGCGAGCCGTGGACGTCTCTTCACCACCTTGTGGTACACGATCAGACTCGGCCACACTTTGAGAACCAATGAGTGTATCGATATTGATCACCTCTCGTGTTGTAGTGGTGGAAGTTCGCGTTGTTGtcaaagacgaagaagacctAGAGGTAGTGGAAGATCCTTGACTTGTTGTGTCGCCACCAGGTCTAGTATTCACATTTGGTGATGTTGTATCTCCAGACCTCGTAGGAgatctggatgttgaagatgcaaTGACTGAGCTACTCGGTGTGGTGCGCGAAGTGGTGCTCTCCTGAGCACCATCAGACCTAGTTCCGAGCCCTTCGGGCTCGCCCTTTAAAGATGCAGTTGAAGATGTGGATCGTGATACTCGCGATGAAACCGAGACCGAGCCACTAGATCCTTGACCACTTCTTGTAGATACTGAAACTGAACTACTTCTAGAAGTAGTTGTAGAGGTTCGGACTCTTGATGGGGAAACAGCGGTCTCACCCGAACCTCCATCAGCATTAGATGAACTCCTACTTGAACTTCTCGTGGTCCGAGAGTTAGCCGCTGTTGATCGGCGACTTGATGTACTCAGACCACTGCCGCCAGGTCTAACAGCTGTGTCTGGTGAACCAGAGAAGTCTGAATCGGACGATAAAGCTGTGTTATCCTCGGGGCTTGGACCTGGAGACGCCTGTGGTGGTGCATTCGTTTGAAGTGTAGAGGCAGCAGCTGCTGTATCTCCTTTCCCGTCGGCGTTGGAGATAGATGTCCGTCTCGAGCTGGTAGATCGACTGTTGACAGGTCTCGTGAAACCTGTGCTGCCCGCGACGCCTTCACTACCACTACCCAAGCCCTGTAGACCACCACTGATAGTACCTCCTCGTCTAGTGGTTGTGGACCTTCGGGTAGACGACTTGCCGTCGCTGAGAGTCTCGACAATGTTGGAGGTGATAGTGAAAACACTAGTGCCAGAGGTTACAGTGTATGTTGCATGTCTGGTCACCACATTTGGCGATCCACTCCAGGTTGAACTTCGTGAAGTGCTTGATCgacgacttgaagatgacCGACTTgactcatcatcctcagaATCTTCACCACCTGGGCGACCACCTCCACCCTGAGCACCCCCATTGAGCgggtcatcgtcgtcgtcattaGAGGCGCCTCTGGTGTTTTGAGAAGCTTCAGCGGTTCCTGTACTGCTTCTACCCTGGCCACTTCCGGGGTATACTCCATCTGCACCTTGGGAGCCCGCTGAGTCGTCACTGTCAGAGGAACTGTTTTCGTTGTCTCCTGGACGCCCACCATTGCCAGAGGTGTTTCCGGTACCTGAACCGGAAGATTCACCATTCCCAGGTGAATCACTGTCTCCATCGACGTCGCCTTCGCCGTCATCGCCTTGAGATCCAGACCCTTGGCCTTGCACGTCCCCGCTACCATATTCATCATCATTGTCGTTTGAGCCTCCATTACTGGAGCTGCCTCCTTGTCCCGAGTTAGATCCCAACCCAGATCCAGACCCTGACGATCCAGAGCCGGACCCTGAACCCGATGACCCTGAACCCGATGACCCTGAACCCGATGACCCAGAGTCCgaagagccagagccagagccagagcc carries:
- a CDS encoding hypothetical protein (SECRETED:SignalP(1-22)); its protein translation is MRPLFKVLRHLFIASLAGTCCGQFGVQNDRSILGINNEFSGVCYTYVSVYPVLADDEYITITKPYRGSVTALYTVPPQSDEPGIVIVEQPGGSSAPENVVIPATDDRPYAIIIRPYSGSSSISAPITQVVPPRDGRPGQIIIETPKTAAAGLTPGVLFPVTLEPKYSTDYVTVLQPVAGTLASLQLITITPTGTNRGSVIINIPASSFNGENTAGITLEPDSEGDYVTVLQPAGVSFTGTTPIRITVPPSGDRPGTIIIQTPIPGLLRPASLETLSLNSISSLGFLAGQTITLQPTDATGYVTIIEPAEGSVTPTAPIRTTIPPTGTKPGTVLIQTPPGGNNGQPGGGAITNAAGATIPPTRTRPDGAIPYTTVTRGVSNDFGDSGSGSGGGLGDGDNGSEDGSEDDDGIDFGGVQGRPGQGQGNGDDPRETLTLPPEVGRPGTVLVLTPDGENNSQTDDDSDESPTGTEPTGGSGTGNQGGSSGGNDESGSGSGSSGSGSGSGSSDSGSSGSGSSGSGSSGSGSGSGSSGSGSGLGSNSGQGGSSSNGGSNDNDDEYGSGDVQGQGSGSQGDDGEGDVDGDSDSPGNGESSGSGTGNTSGNGGRPGDNENSSSDSDDSAGSQGADGVYPGSGQGRSSTGTAEASQNTRGASNDDDDDPLNGGAQGGGGRPGGEDSEDDESSRSSSSRRSSTSRSSTWSGSPNVVTRHATYTVTSGTSVFTITSNIVETLSDGKSSTRRSTTTRRGGTISGGLQGLGSGSEGVAGSTGFTRPVNSRSTSSRRTSISNADGKGDTAAAASTLQTNAPPQASPGPSPEDNTALSSDSDFSGSPDTAVRPGGSGLSTSSRRSTAANSRTTRSSSRSSSNADGGSGETAVSPSRVRTSTTTSRSSSVSVSTRSGQGSSGSVSVSSRVSRSTSSTASLKGEPEGLGTRSDGAQESTTSRTTPSSSVIASSTSRSPTRSGDTTSPNVNTRPGGDTTSQGSSTTSRSSSSLTTTRTSTTTTREVINIDTLIGSQSVAESDRVPQGGEETSTARRTTSTTASSSRAGDQESTASAGDSTSGRETTSVSGGSTATTGGGDESEPSTVISNGAPIVVEPSGAASSEDSNAERSSSGSGSEPSRTAGDEDAGTSTADGAASQDPDEEETGSETLSDGADETGEPDSNDDETSMITPQMPVPTSPLPSIASDDPSLPDDDDLDTETEGVNTDEPTGSVTTGTNGSSGASDGEATETDTDAGDETSATEGSEPSETSTANEDGDDEPATATGDSSVSGSNTGGESETATDVSAGIPADSVTDDGTQTTEEPNGALPTVTFFRAGRGQFRTTLYIPPQSTGDPWTAIIETPVSETQSEGATARGDDDVLTTAPAITGTANITVFRAGSGSGRRTFYISPSASDLPGTVIIETPTGVTPPVTATAFTTTGTGSTTATLYYPPASPDEPGTFVVELPASGADSATDTDTRSGITITTQGTGTVATTIYYPPDVSGEPGTFIVENPASETDDESASDDDDEGTDSDAVITPAPTDVPSPDVEGNLTLYRSGASSTRRTIFIPPTSSGDVWTVVIETPASETELEETGTAATVPGFQTTIASVTGTANFTLFRAGTATTRRTSYIAPKTSGEPGTVVIETPVPRSSSSGLTANPDALTTGDDISAGETITVSVQGTGTRATTYYVPPAITGEPGTLYIEVPATESSNSDDTTETTLSPGVLPNVTISSGVAGSVTRTIYIPPTESGEAGTIVIEVPTGGLDDPDDDEDTISAATTITSFRGGSDSTTRTIYIPPTASGEAGTLIVETPTSDPDNASAGITGTEAGSPTPVITSGGNVTIYSGGPASSTTTRYIPATVPGEQGTVIIETPTSGPQATGIGNVTIVTGGPATVTQTRYIPATVTDEPGTMVIETPTQDGEDTGPSATGSDPGAIIVPGNFTVTSGGSGLATSTIYIAPTVSGESGTVIVEYPTGDTDDGDATTIAPTGSGGNSTIIRGGPASVTTTIYIPPTASGEGGIIIIETPTDDQGETGAPETGSITDASSITSQPENTTIFTNSPGTATETFYFPPDDPREPGTVIVVSPRTATTIYTDGSVTAPRTLYISATASGELDTVMVETPRSVGAEATTITRGGPVSAATTITVPGVSGEPGTVYVETPTVSDDEASETADGQVEATTITRGGPVSVATTITIPGASGGPDTVFVETPTVSAGDSISSNTVDATTITRGGPVSVATTITVPGESGQPDTVYVETPATTVDSAASETGNKLEATTITRGGPVSAPTTRTIPGAPGEPDTVFVEIPTTTADITASETIEATRITRGGPASVATTVTVPGESGQPDTVFVVTPTSTDDSEATETDDTIKATTITRGGPVSVAITITIPGAPGEPDTVFVETPITTFDNAASETGDKVEATTITRGGPAAVVTTITIPGESGQPDTVYVETPTRTNGNEATTITTGGPVSVATTITIPGVSGQPDTVLVETPTSSTGQNEATTITRGGPVTAATTLTIPGASGEPDTVVVETPAESPTGSDVKYTTITRGGPVTAATTVTVQGVSGGPHTVFIETPTESPSDAGVEYTTITRGGPVTAATTITIPGAPGQPDTVVVQTPAESSRESVEYTTVTRGGPVTAATTVTVQGVSGGPDTVFIETPTESPTEADVEYTTITRGGSVTAATTLTLPGLPGKPDTIVVETPVESSRDDVEYTTITRGGPVTAATTVTVQGVSGGPDTVFIETPVEYTTITRGGPVTAATTVTIPGAPGEPDTIFVETPTGPAAGGDESEPTTITRGGPVTAATTITFPGVSGAPDTVLIETPTGPNAGSGEVEAITITTGGPVTAATTVTISGVSGAPDTIVIQTPTDAGVEATTITTGGPVSVATTITFPGVSGAPDTILIETPTSSEDEPSETDDGSGDESIATTIIRGGPVSAATTFTLTGESGEPGTLVVETPTVISENEETATDDPTGVIVSPEGRPNTTITLPGPVTAPQTRYVSATVSGELDTIIIEVPTASFIEDEVVYTTVTSGGSGSAIRTTTLEPGSPDELGTVIVITPTGSDETGGEITSTATDDAADIEYTTISGNWTGTVTRTRTLQPDTPGELGTVIIESPADETGGEVTTTDDVDDVEYTTVSGDWTGTSTRTRTLEPGSPGELGTVIVEAPASETGDETTATTTDDAGGIEYTTISGGWTGTSTRTRTLEPDTAGERGTVIVETPTGSGNGDEGATADASPETTDGAVAYTTISIGGPVTAPRTTTLSPGSPGDPLTVIVEFATVSANNEGVQYTTISVGGPANVPRTTTIPPESSGGLGTIIIETPTGGNNGGEIQYTTVSVGGPVTAARTTTLAPGSPGDLGTVIVETPTVGQGTTANEITYTTISAGGPVTAPRTTTLAPGSPGDLGTVIIETPTTANEISYTTVSVGGPVTAPRTTTLAPGSPGDLGTVIIETPTAAAGTTTANEISYTTISVRGPASVPRTTTIAPGSPGDLGTVIVETPTTAQEIRYTTVSVGGPVTAPRTTTLAPGAPGDQGTVIIETPTTTEIRYTTISTGGSVTAPRTTTLAPGAPGDLGTVVVETPTTTVISYTTISVGGAVTAPITTTIAPGSPGDLGTVIVQTPTTAVIMYTTISTGGSVTAPRTTTLAPGAPGDLGTVIVETPTSTAPVIQNVTRTVGGPAGITTTIYVSPAAPNEPGTILIQTPTTTLAATTTPVIQNVTRTVGGPAGITTTIYNPPGAAGDPGTVIIQTPTTTLVATPTPVVVQNVTITRSGPVATTIYNPPGTTGDPGTVIIQTTLPVPTGMPAFNCDGFGYIISSLLSPTLTRVNLVTGARTDIAYNVGPGLGVQGIGFNPTDNYIYGFATKGLLFNLVCGVLGCPQSQLIRIASNGNYELLSLILDTQTITMGDFDNTGKLWVSESGNRWWAIDLLKGSSTFGTVSVKGSSSTSLLTGVGDWSYVPGGGNYLYSVQASLISGSGGLLRTNIVRWSLTTRTWSSFKAYPGILMTALNLVWGATIAAPGNVLFAQENILGQTWRFDLGSTADPAPIPGGAILNLNGDGAKCASGVV